A window of Pelagicoccus enzymogenes genomic DNA:
TCACAGCGCTTCTGCTCCTGATCCTTTGCTTCTTCATGGGAGACCTCGCTCAACCGATCAGCTCGCGCCTCGCCCTGCCTTTCGTCGTTCTATTGACCCTCCTGGGTGGCATCGGTCTTTCTGTCCTCTACTCCCACAATCACTTCGGCAAAACATGCGTTTGCGGGCTCACCGCGCTCAGCATGCTATTCGCGACCAAAGTGTACTCAAACCCCGAATACACCACCGCTAACCGTATCAACAAAAAGATCGACTGGGTCCGCTCCTTCGCCGAGGAACTGCCACAGGGCAACTACCTCTTCGTCACCTCCATGCCCCACGCCATGGAGGTATTCGGATACAACAGCATCTACACGTTTAGAGCGAGACAACGACTCGCAACGCTGAAGGTTCACATGGACCTAAAAACCTACAACGAAATCTACTTCGTCCAGAACCTGAGCTTCAAAACCGAAGATGAGATCGTAAAGCTGAAGCCTCTCCCGAACAATACGCTCGGTCCCGCAGTGAGTCTCGAACAGGTGCAAGAGGTGTCCCTTATCCCCTTCAACCTGACCCGCATCAGCCGCATAACGGACATCGACATCGAGAAGGACTTTATGCCCACTGAACCGGAACCATACGAGCCAGGCGAAACCGTGCAGTTCCGCTACGTATCCGACAAAGATTTCGAGAGCTGGCGCAAGAGTCTCCCTTAGGCCTAGGCATCGATAAAGAGTTAGGCGCAAATTAGTTGGCGTTGTTCGCCGCGGTCACGACAAGCGCGAAACGCAAGGAGCCTTGGCGGGACCGGTTCCACCCGGACCGCATTGCAGGAGGGGATCGCCCAAATCAACGAAGCTCGACCGGCCTTGGGCGCTTCCGCCTCTTCAGTTAGGCCAAGCCTTGCGCCCTACCATCAAGAGATTCTTGCCCAACGGCATCGGAACGAACTTCTCGATCATGCGCGTCACTGGTACGCCCACACGGTCATACAAACCGACACTTCCCTTAGAAAGCTTGGCGCGGAACACCTTCATGCAGAGGAACCATGGAAGAACGCCTAACACGTCGGCGTACTTCACCGTCTCGACAGCAAATCCCGTCTTCAGGAGCAACTCAGCTCCACTCGCCTTCTCGTAGCGACGATAATGCCCTAAGCTGCGGTCAAAGTCGCTGTACAGCCACTGCAGGGCCGGTACGTAAATGAGAACGCAGCCCCCAGGCTTGAGCATGCGGTAAACCGCTTTCAACTCCGCTTCGTCATCCGCGACATGCTCCATCACGTTATTGTAGACCACAGCGTCGAACTTGGCTTCAAACTCGCCTGCAAGGTCCGTAACGTAGCCGTTAACCGCTTCCAATCGAGACTCTTGTTCGTAGCGCTTGGAAAGGAGCCCGTGCATGCGGGAGCAAGGCTCGAAGGCATGGATCGACTCCACATCAGCATTCAGAAGATATTTCGAAAAGTTGCCGCTCCCGGCCCCCACGTCAGCGATCTTGCCTCTGAGATAGGGAGAAAACTCCTCAACAATCCACTTAGGATAGTTCTCCGCTACCCCCATCGCCTCAAGGTCCGCTCCTTCATACTCGAAGGAACCGAAACGGGAGTCTGCTGAAAATCCTAAGGGAGGGTCGGCTAGTTCTGGCGTATTCATTTATGGAAAGCGGAGCTACGTTCGAAAATCGAAGAGCTACTTTCCTAAATCGCCTGAACAGTCCCACTCTTAAGCCCTCGAGGAAGGTTTTATGGAGCCGTCCCCTCCTCTAGACTCGAGCCAAGAACACCACCGACTCGCTATCCGCCTCGGGGGGCTCGAATTCGAAATCCCCATAGACTGACACGTCGGAAAACCCCGCTTCGGCGAGCCGCATCATCATCTCGTGCGGCAAATGCCAGCGAATGCTCATCTCCTTATCCTCTGCCTCCAACAGCCTTCCCTTCTCATCTAGCCGCTCGATTCGATTCTTCAGATCGAGACGCTGC
This region includes:
- a CDS encoding class I SAM-dependent methyltransferase gives rise to the protein MNTPELADPPLGFSADSRFGSFEYEGADLEAMGVAENYPKWIVEEFSPYLRGKIADVGAGSGNFSKYLLNADVESIHAFEPCSRMHGLLSKRYEQESRLEAVNGYVTDLAGEFEAKFDAVVYNNVMEHVADDEAELKAVYRMLKPGGCVLIYVPALQWLYSDFDRSLGHYRRYEKASGAELLLKTGFAVETVKYADVLGVLPWFLCMKVFRAKLSKGSVGLYDRVGVPVTRMIEKFVPMPLGKNLLMVGRKAWPN